From a region of the Cherax quadricarinatus isolate ZL_2023a chromosome 75, ASM3850222v1, whole genome shotgun sequence genome:
- the LOC128691932 gene encoding zinc finger protein 853-like: MSIRHFDWSKQENCAENQLNRERLRSTSTGPGSDEDNVWVVEERQWWILGEPSPALINPSRRRGETSRSSHHHQRHISPTIILGLTHNCSTSNFYCHLKQQQLQQQQQLQQQQLQQLQQQQQLQPQQQQLQQLQQQQLQQQQLQPQQQQLQQLQQQQLQQQQLQPQQQLQQQQQQLQQQQLQPQQQQLQQQQLQQQQQQLQQQQLQPQQQQLQQQLQQQQQLQQQQLQQQQLQQQQLQQQQLQQQLQQQQQQLQQQQQLQQQQQQQQLQQQQQLQH; encoded by the exons ATGTCTATCCGCCATTTTGATTGgtcaaaacaggaaaactgcgcagaaaatcaactgaatcgggagcgtctgcgcagcacgtccacagGGCCCggaagcgatgaggacaatgtctgggttgt AGAGGAGAGGCAGTGGTGGATCCTGGGTGAGCCGTCACCAGCCCTTATAAACCCAAGTAGAAGGAGAGGTGAGACGTCTCGCTCATCTCACCATCATCAGCGACACATTTCCCCCACTATCATCCTG GGACTGACACACAACTGCTCCACCTCCAACTTTTACTGCCACCTCAAACaacaacagttgcaacaacaacaacagttgcaacaacaacagttacaacagttgcaacaacaacaacagttgcaaccacaacaacaacagttacaacagttgcaacaacaacagttgcaacaacaacagttgcaaccacaacaacaacagttacaacagttgcaacaacaacagttgcaacaacaacagttgcaaccacaacaacagttgcaacaacaacaacaacagttgcaacaacaacagttgcaaccacaacaacaacagttgcaacaacaacagttgcaacaacaacaacaacagttgcaacaacaacagttgcaaccacaacaacaacagttgcaacaacagttgcaacaacaacaacagttgcaacaacaacagttgcaacaacaacagttgcaacaacaacagttacaacaacaacagttgcaacaacagttgcaacaacaacaacaacagttgcaacaacaacaacagttacaacaacaacaacaacaacaacagttacaacaacaacaacagttgcaaCATTGA